DNA sequence from the Candidatus Korarchaeota archaeon NZ13-K genome:
GGAAGAGGAGGAAGAGTGGGAGGAGGAAGAGGAGTGGGAAGAGGAGGAAGAGTGGGAGGAAGAGGAGGAGTTCTGAAAGACTATCTGGTCATTCTGTAAAAAGCCATTCTTTTTTGTACCCCTTCCCTATCAAGTTTTCTCTCCCATTCGTCGGATATCGAGATTATGGAGAACACTCCCCAGAGCCTGGCCCCCGAGGCGCTCATGAGCTCCATTATCGCGTCCAGCGATGCCAGATCTTTGACCACGTCCTTCACCAGGAGCACCTTGTCGTTCTGTCTCACCCCCTGAGCCGGTAGGTAGAGCTCCACGACCCTACCCCTCTCCATGGACAGGTAGGAGCCCCTGAGGTAGGGACCTATGGATAGATCCGCGCTCTCGAGGCAGCTGAGGGCCCTCGCATCTATCCAGTCGCTCGCTATCAGGGCGAGGGGGAGGGATGTCTGGGGGTGGGCTAGGAGGAGGGTCACGTCCTCGCCGCCCACGAAGCTGGATATAACGTACCCCATGAGATCCAGGAACTTGTAGTTGTTCATGAACCTCCAAGATTCTATGTAATTGTGCTCGTTCAACCTGAGGTTCCTCCTGAGGGCCTCCTCTATCAGGTTGAGACTCTCTATCCTCTCTATTATCTTCCTCGCCGTGGTCTTCTCAGGCGTGTTCTTCAGGCTTATGTAACGCCATATGACCTGATAGGGTATGCCGAGCTTTGATTCGAGCTCCTTCAACGTGAAAAACCCCTTGAGTGAGCTCAGGAGTCTGACGGAGACGTAAGGTGACTCCAGCCTCCCGTTCCTCATGACGCAGGGGCACCCTTCTCCCTGCGGCGGTAGCGCACTTGGATTTAAATTCAACTCCGCCGGGCCCCGTGACGCCACCCCCTTAGCATCAAAATCGTATAGAAAAGCTTTATAGCAAGGGGTCTCGAACGCCCTCAGTTGAGTCATGGAGATGCTTCACCAGATAACCCTGCCTGAGGACTTCAAGTTCCCAGGGACGTTTTTTAGAGCAAGAAGGCTCCGGATTGATGGCAGATGCGGGGAAACGTACATCAAGTGGGAGGGGGACAACCCAACTGGAACCCAGAAGGACAGGGCAGCCCTGGCGCATGTGAGGAGAGCCATAGAGCAGGGGTACGATACCGTGACCGTCGGGACCTGCGGGAACTTCGGGGCATCCCTGGCTTACTTCGCCAATCTCCACGGTCTAAGGGCAGTGATATACGTCCCCTCGGGCTACAGCAACGGAAGGGTGTGGGAGATGAGGAGATATGGGGCAAGGGTGATCTTCGTTGACGGAAAGTATGAGGATGCCGTGGAGAGGAGCGTGATAGATGCGATGAGGTACGGCTACTACGATTCGAACCCCGGGGGGATCAACGGGAGGGTGGCTGTGGATTCCTTCAAGAGCATAGCGTATGAGATAGTCAGAGACCTGGGATTCGTTCCGGATCTCGTTTCGGTCCCTGTGGGGAACGGAACCACGATGGCCGGCATATACGAGGGCTTCGCCGAGATGGTCAGGATGGGCCTCTCTAGGAGGATCCCGGTCATCCTGGGGGCTACCACGG
Encoded proteins:
- a CDS encoding pyruvate dehydrogenase, yielding EEEEEWEEEEEWEEEEEWEEEEEF
- a CDS encoding pyridoxal-phosphate dependent enzyme — encoded protein: MEMLHQITLPEDFKFPGTFFRARRLRIDGRCGETYIKWEGDNPTGTQKDRAALAHVRRAIEQGYDTVTVGTCGNFGASLAYFANLHGLRAVIYVPSGYSNGRVWEMRRYGARVIFVDGKYEDAVERSVIDAMRYGYYDSNPGGINGRVAVDSFKSIAYEIVRDLGFVPDLVSVPVGNGTTMAGIYEGFAEMVRMGLSRRIPVILGATTAYGNQIAETFRRGSPELVIMDEAEVRETEHNEPLVSLRCFDGELALEALRASNGHIFEFSDDELLELAERLRKEGIDPLPASASSLGAIERYASEFGGFEVAVAVVTGERRHG